One window of Oncorhynchus masou masou isolate Uvic2021 chromosome 33, UVic_Omas_1.1, whole genome shotgun sequence genomic DNA carries:
- the LOC135527566 gene encoding syntaphilin-like → MFPSLSHLPSFPLGASSRWSTPMSLPQSRKPSAGQRRRPVATSSGRHSYSDASNTNTYPGRASEGSPTARTYPGTPKHQVKHATCSDNHGIWPPTPEQYLTPLQQKEVCIRHLRARLRENVQRLQHRDSEIAEMKTQLCRMQEDWIVEECHRVEAQLALKQARREIQHLHEVVETVQSNLGTPEKAPYAKKPYISPQRPRPTKSRSCGCSPASTLSRTTAYTRLSSEALYVDRNGNAPGPDLRAAAQVERGRTHLLLEAALLSEQQTPSGPALVHGPSSSTMPRSSTYERLCSGGAVLPISHTCHSLSNSCRCSGHTYLPHHHLFLHLPQEEPSATVAAAAAIPVREAKPEVRSQACSPTMTWVSEEGGGEELSIISLATTNITPAYSEQQLFPPSLSSSPAPQLSYNLEPQSPDGHVEMTMMPTVVQTCQPKPMLSPERQGGVTGVEDEEKGEAVEAVEVDGENVVGGEEGEDGAPQRNFWSRYFLVDLLAVAMPVVPTVAWLCHGAPRQVMPVYHIGSLLRGCCAVALHSLRRGGRGPTSMNGASNI, encoded by the exons ATGTT TCCATCTTTGAGCCATCTTCCTAGTTTTCCTCTTGGAGCCAGCAGCAGGTGGTCCACACCAATGTCACTCCCTCAAAGCCGGAAGCCCTCTGCAGGTCAGCGCAG GCGGCCAGTGGCCACTAGCAGTGGGCGCCATTCCTATAGCGATGCCTCCAATACCAACACTTACCCCGGCAGGGCTAGTGAGGGTAGTCCTACAGCCCGGACATATCCTGGCACACCTAA GCATCAGGTGAAGCATGCAACCTGCAGTGATAACCATGGGATTTGGCCCCCCACACCAGAGCAGTACCTCACCCCACTGCAGCAGAAGGAGGTGTGTATCAGACACCTGCGAGCCAGGCTGAGGGAGAATGTCCAGAGGCTGCAGCACAG ggACAGTGAGATAGCTGAGATGAAGACCCAGCTGTGTCGGATGCAGGAGGACTGGATAGTGGAAGAGTGTCACCGTGTCGAGGCCCAGCTGGCTCTGAAGCAGGCGCGCAGGGAGATCCAGCACCTGCACGAGGTCGTGGAGACAGTACAATCAAACCTCGGCACCCCAGAAAAAGCCCCCTATGCCAAAAAGCCATACATCTCACCGCAGAGACCCCGGCCTACAAAGTCCCGCTCCTGTGGGTGCTCCCCAGCCAGCACCTTGAGCCGCACCACGGCCTACACCCGGCTGAGCAGTGAGGCCCTCTATGTGGACCGTAATGGAAACGCCCCAGGGCCTGACCTGCGTGCAGCGGCACAGGTAGAAAGGGGGCGGACCCACCTGCTTCTGGAGGCGGCCCTTCTGTCAGAGCAGCAAACCCCGTCTGGCCCCGCCCTGGTCCAcggcccctcctcctctaccatgCCACGCTCCTCCACCTACGAGAGGCTGtgcagtggaggggctgtgctgccCATCTCCCACACCTGCCACTCCCTGAGTAACAGCTGCAGGTGCAGTGGACACACCTACctccctcatcaccacctctTCCTTCACCTCCCGCAGGAGGAGCCCTCGGCTACAGTGGCGGCGGCTGCTGCTATCCCCGTGAGGGAGGCAAAACCGGAGGTCCGATCCCAGGCCTGCAGCCCCACCATGACCTGGGTctcagaggaaggagggggagaggagctgAGCATCATCTCCCTGGCAACAACCAACATCACCCCAGCCTACTCAGAGCAACAGCTGTTCCCTCCCTCCTTGTCTTCCTCCCCAGCTCCCCAGCTCTCCTACAACCTAGAGCCACAGTCTCCAGATGGCCATGTGGAGATGACAATGATGCCAACAGTGGTCCAAACCTGCCAGCCCAAGCCAATGTTGTCACCAGAGAGGCAAGGAGGTGTGACAGGGGTGGAGGATGAAGAGAAGGGTGAAGCTGTTGAGGCTGTTGAAGTTGACGGTGAAAACGTtgtgggaggggaagagggggaggacggTGCTCCCCAGCGGAACTTCTGGAGCCGATACTTCCTGGTGGACCTGTTGGCAGTGGCCATGCCGGTGGTGCCAACGGTGGCCTGGCTGTGTCATGGGGCCCCGCGGCAGGTCATGCCTGTGTACCACATCGGTTCTCTGCTACGGGGTTGCTGCGCTGTGGCCCTTCACTCTCTGCGACGCGGGGGACGTGGCCCCACGAGCATGAATGGGGCATCCAATATCTGA